TGGGtagctcgcatttgcgactaatCTGTCACTTTTGCTAAGGGACAtgatttgcatttgcgaacccattTCTCGAATTTGCGAAGTCCCTATAGGCGGGtcagaggtcgcatttgcgacgcaTTTTTCTCAAAtgcgagggttcgcaattgcgaacctaggTCGCAAGTGCGACGTCTACAGCTGATCAAAATGGCTGAAAGTCGGGATTTCATCTCATATTCTCCCATTTTTGAACCCTGGACTCGATAGGAGATGATTTGGAGAGGGGAATTTTATCTACAAACTTTGAGTAAGtgattttaatctatttttaatcatattccatcaatatatcttagattttaacatcaaaatcatgtgaatcaaagtgaaaatttgtgaaaccttgtcaggtttttgaaaaataagaatttgagttttgagaattGATTTGGACTTgaattttgaaacaaatcacatatatgaactcgtaggATCATGGGTAGTtgaaatctaccattggacccaggTTTTAACCGGGCAAGCCCCTAGTTTTGTTGACTGTTTGGGAAAAgtataaagatcttagctttatctattgtaattgatttccttacattgtttgatgatattaagtcaattttgattagatttgagccgtttgaaggtgaattttaggGAAAAAGATATTTACGagagttgaattggcctagttgaggtatgtatcttgcctaactttgtgtgggggaactaccccttaggattggtattgattgattcatttgtgctatgtgaaagccgtgtacgcaaggtgacgagtgggtacacgggttgtacgtggtattttaccgatttaggctacttagactctttccatgttttaattgaaatgtcataacatgttataaatTCTCGTAGTAAATCTATTCTTACTTATGTTCGTCAATCCTTACATGCCTTCAATGACTTGTTTAAACatgttctacatcctacttgataAATTGCCCTCATGCTTTAGTTGACCTTGTTTCTcttttaattgttacattttatctctttcattgttgattatcattactaGAAGTAATTGTacgtgttatctctttcattgtatATTTCATGCTAATATTCTTATTTAAATTCATATTATCTTCCCATTGTGAGTCATTTGTATTTAGTTCGTGGTTACACATTATCTTTCTCATTATTAAgttattgttgttgaagttgtgaaagtcattATCACGTTGAAGCGAAAGTGTTTATTGTTGAGACATCTTTCTTGTTGAGTATTTTACATTCATTGATATTGCTGATATTCTTGTACACAATATGATTGAGCCATGGGCTAATGTtttggaaacattgatattgttgattactGGTAAGTTGTGACACATGGACACTTGTAGTGCAAGTTGTTATTGTAATgtgatattgacgcgcatgcggcggtataaggctaggggttaATATGCATGCAACtatataaggtgggacttatgtgtgtTGCTTGTAAGGGAATTATGTGAAGCCACGTGGTGTCATAAGGTGTGATAAAGTGTGTGTAGTTATTtcgaaaaaactatttttttaaaacctATTTAAATGTAACGCCTACGCGGcggtataagaaaagattgtgattgaaattgagaaatatgaatacgaggcggtacctcagttgtggatcaatacgaggtggtacctcggttgtgattcttattgtacacgagGCGATACCTCATTGTGATTCTTGCTGTTTATCTCATGTTGCTAAGAGTTTTGGTAGGAATATTTCTTGTTGTTTTATCCTTCCTTGTTCTATTAGTTGTTGTCCGTATATAAACTTTGTGGTTCTCTTTAGTTTCTTCCTTTATGTTATTTCCATGCTTAAAATTCCGGTATTATTTCATGCTATTAACTTGTTTGGTATCAGTTATTTCTCCGCCTTCCATTATTATTCGTTCTtatgttttcatgtttatttatatcctagtaggtatcttgacctagcatcgtcactactctaccgaggctagacttgatacttaatgggtaccattatggtgtactcatactacgcttctatgcatctttttgtgcagatccagatccGTCTGCTCGTGCCGGACGTTAGTGATCGATTGTTAGCTGCTTACGAGGACTTCAAGGTTTGCCTGCTCGGCGTTtgtaggcctcggagtcaccttcccttaCTTTTATTACTGTTGCATTTTTCATTTAGACAGCGATGCAGTAGACATTTTAGCTTActatgtagagcttatgactcagttccaccggtctTGGGGAGTGTATTGTTGAGATtctgtttttgaaagattttatgagtttatcagacttgttttagtattttgttaattatATATGTCAAGTTGTTACCAAatgttatgcttacctagtcgtagagactagatgccatcacgatatcctaaggaggaaaattggggtcgtgactgTAACAACTAAGAttttgttgttgaaaataataatcaTGACAAGAAATATAGTGACAAATAAAAGTAtttgtattttaataatttacgcGGTTTACAATCTTTGAACAATCTTAAGTTTAAAAGATATAATCCTCTGATTTTTCTCCTCACGACCGTCAATTCGAGAGTTTCGCTTGTTCTTGAATTGATGGACCACTTTTTGTTGTGATTTGACCACTAAAGCGGAGCTAGGCTTTGATCACAAAAGTGGAGGATGTAAACTTGCGGCTCATCCCTTGGAGACGACGACTTCTTGCTATGCGGAAGACCTGTGAATCACCATTGTAGAGAAGAGCTTCAATatgtatcttttctttttcttgtcctttttggccttctagagacccctatttatagttgtacgGGAGGGAACTTATGATAAATACATATCGTTTTCCTCCAATTTGATTGGCCAACTTGAGTCATCAAACCTATCACTAAAGCTATGTGATAAGCTTGCACATAATTGGTTGAACCATGTCATTTGAATATTTGGCGACATTTGATTGGTCCTTACATTTGACTTGGCATGCTACATCACTTATGCGCGTGGTATGATTTTAGTGGTCCTTGATTTGACTTGGCGCGccatgtcatttgacacgtggaATGGACTTTGGGCTTATCATTTGAAGTCCGACAAGATGAACTAGCCCAATTAACTCGGGCTCTTATTGTGAACAAGCAGAGGCTTTCAAACTGAATCCATTCAAAGATTTTAAAGGCCATTTAATACTTTGGCCAATACATACTCTTGAAATCTTCACAGAAGAGGATATctttgaatttaaattaaaactagCAATTTCTctacatcccaaatcactcctACCCAAATTTACCTGAGAACTTCCCATAACTGAAACCTCCATAATTTCCAAAGAAAAATCCggaaaaagtttgaatctttATAAAATTACAACCAGAAATTTATGATATGACAAGTAAAAGGGGCTTGATTTGAAAGCTCCTGGACCAACAGAAGATTACAGCGATGTAACAACTGTAGCACATGACATTTATGTCTAGTTGGCTTGGACAAGTTGGAGTCATTCATTTGGAACACACCAGCACAACAACTTCAGACTTGAGCCCATCAATTGTGCAATACTATAGGAAGTCGTTCTCCACTTGAAATTGGAAATGTAAAGCCGCGCCCTTTTGtaaaaaaaaactttcaattGGTATTCTTCTTGCTCGGTTTTCCTGTCCAGAAATTTTAGGACTCATACCCAAGAAAACACCTTTTTCTTTTAGGAACAAAAGAGAGCcgtatttttccttttcaattagTCTTCTTTTAGGACCCAAATTTTCTTGTCcagaaattttaggatataaacTTCTCAATCCTGAAATTTGAGTTCTTCTCAAAGAGTGACAGCTCAATGAAACCATGTTGGGAACGAATCAAACACTACCTTCGGTAGTCTATATAAGGACCCATTCCGATGCATTATATGCACACCAACTCTTTGAGCCTTTCCTTCCTTCATGTAAATCCTTatgcattttttttaatttggttaCAGTCGTTAAATAACGCACTGATCCCATACATTGAGATATGATACATCCTAGAGACCCCTAACTCATGTATTTACTTGCCATCTAGATTACCAAGTTTTGAGAAATATTAATAATACTTCATGGAACTTGATTGCAATCTTGTTATGGTCTGGTTTGCTTCCTATCATGATGCTCAAGAGAATAGACGACTTCTGTCGTTCCAACTTCTATTGTAGCGCTATAGACAGCCTTGCTTTCTTTGCATTTTCCAGTGGATCGTATAATTTATTATGCTCCAGATTAAGCAAAGCTTGCAGCTAACGTTGTTCTTCCCTTATTGTCTTTGCGACAGAACTTTCCTGGCAGCTTGGAGCACTTGAGAAAATTCATAACTTGTTGTAGGAGCATCTGAATCTTAAACGGTTAGACTCGCGGATTCTCGACATATCCAAAATTCACGATCAGATAGCTCATAGATTTGTTCAGGCAATTTTTTCTAAATCAGATTCTGAATTCGAATGCGCTGATGGTTTCAGATTCACGCGTCGTCACGAGAAACTATATAACTTTTTGTAGGAATACCAAAATCACGAACAGTTTGCGGCGCTAAAAAGTAGACTCACAGAGCTTCGACATATCTGAAAATCACGATTATACAGGTAATAGATTTATCCAGGTATTGTTCTGAAATTCAGAGTTGAGATCCTGATATATTGCATCTCCACATTTGCGCGCACTCACCAAATAGCTTGTACCTTGACGTAGGAAGCACGAAATCAAGAACTTCTTGATCCTTTGCAGACTAAACATCAGAGGCTACTTTTACGCCAAATATTAGCACTTCAATTCATTATGTGCtggtttttatgatttttttaaaagttaGCTGCAGgatctgatttttctgtttcagtTTTGTACATGCTTCACGAATTTTAATCTTCTTCCTCGATTCCTTTCGTGCAGCGTATACAACCTTGACTTTCGGCAATCAAGATGCAATTTCGTGACCATAATAATCCGCACCCTCATCTTGAAATCACGAGCGACGAGCAAAATTTGTCCGATAAAGTTCTCACCTTGGAAGTTCATCCTCCAGTGATCGGTTCCTTCCCTCTTGTTAGAAAGCTGCCTGCCGCATCTCTTCATCTTACAGAATGGTGGACAAGGGAGGCCAAAGATGTTATGGGCGACATTTCGGGCAAGGTCACTAACATGAAGGTCCCTATTTTGAAGTCCGCAACTCATCGGGAAGTCACGCCGTCCGAATTTTCTCATCGTGATATATGCTTCCATACTTGGAATGTTCCCCCTTCTGGATTTGGCAAGGTTCGCTACACACCCGGCTACTAGGAGTGGGTAGAAGATGTGCTCTCGCGCCACAAAGATTTTCTAGAATATACAAAGGTCTACGATGCCATATACGCTTCATTGTTTATGTACGACTATAACGACAACGTGCTTCAGGCCTTTTGTGAGCTTTGGCGTCCTTCCACCAACACACTTGCTACCTTCATTGGAGAATTATCTATATCTTTATGGGACCTGCGAACCATTGGAGGCCTTCCCATTGCTATCTTCAGGAATTATATGGTAATGAACATGGAGATGACATTATTAAGGGTTTCTTTACAAATATTGATGATCTTGGTATGACCGCAAAGAGCTCCCACAACTCGCCTAATGGTTCTAAGGATCATGTTATGGGTGGAGCCTCTTCGATGGAGCTAATTCCACGTAGAAAgccatattcttcttcttcaagtcaTAGAAAACTTATCCAACTAGCTGTAACGAGTAAAGTTATGGCTGCTACAACTGAAGTCATGCACCCAAAATCGTTCAGGCCTTCCTCATGGCCGTTGCAGCCTGGTGCTTCAAGGAATGAGCCGCATGGGACTATTTGTTGTGCCAAACCAACTTTTGTTTTTGTGATGTGGCATGGATTGTGCGAGTGGATCAAAGAATTCTCTGTAGATTCCACGGACAGCTTTATAAAGTTGGAAAAAAGTATCAGTTTGACTCTTACGGAAATACGAAGAGGGAATATCATTGATATTTCtactttggaggttcttgttGAAGCTTTATTTAGGACTTATGTAGAGTATGGTGCTTTAAGATCGTCCAAGATGAGTAAAGAATTACACCAAGAGTCACTTTCTAATGCACAACAATGCCTCGATGATACGAAGCTGGAATATGGGAAGGCAAATGAGTCCGCTAAAAAACTTCAAGTGGCTCTTGCGAATGTCGAGACACAATTAGCATCCCTGACCTCTAAAAAGAAGAAGATCATCATGTTCCCGGATAAACATCAAGAGAAGCTGTCCAAAAGTCAAAAGGAAATCACCGTTACCGAGGGCGAGATTTATACCATTGAGGTGAATATCCCGTTATCGGATGATGAAGCAGAGAAATTGTCCCTCCTGAAAGTTGCAGTTAAAATGAGTCTCCAGCAATTCCTTAGCTTCAAACCTTTTCCATTAGCTttagatttttcatttttttcacttAGGATATTGGCGTTACATAGACTATGCAGAAGTCTGAAGTGTATTTACTTGTATTAGGCTTAGCAGCCCACACTCCGCTGGGTCGGCCCACATATTAGCATTAGTTCTTTACACTTTTACCcttgtatataaaatatatactctAGAACCTTCAGAGGTCAAGCATTTCATTTTTACATAAGATGAATAAAATTTCAGCAATTCGTTCCTCTTTGTGCTCTCTTCTCTCAAGCCCTAATGtacaatttcttctttaatttctgctACAAATCGAAActttacatggtatcagagcccgaAATACTATAGATCTTCATCTCTCGAGTCGATCGATGGTACCCTCGTCGAATTCCGTTCAGGTCTAATTTCGCCGAGATTCACTCACATCGTCGATTTCTCGATTTTCGGTGAAGATTTGTTGGTTTCATAGTGATTTTTTCTGCTTTGTTGAGTTTTCACTCCGATTGTTAGTCTATTTTGTCGAGATTCTCAGTTTTGAGAGAAGGTTCGAAACTAGGGTTTGTGACTCTACCTGGTCCGGTGTATTGTTCTCTTCAGTGACGTCGTGTATTGGTTTTCAAAGTCATTCTTCTCCGGTTGCAAAGAAGGCTGGTAAACGCGTTTTATTTTCTATACTGCTTCTGTTAGTACTTTGCATATGAAACTTCAGAAATTTCTACTAGTACTGCTTCTGTTGGTTGATGAGCATTGTTGATTGAAGTTAAATTCTGTGGTATATTTCTGCTGGTGTTGCTCCGTCTAGTTTCAATCATGACTAACGGGTCTAGTAGTACTACTGCTGATTCTGAATTTACACCACGTGCTTCTAGTCCATTATTCCTTCATTCATCTGATATACCTGGGATGTCCTTAGTTGCTGTTCCCTTTTCTGGTTATGGCTTCGGTGGGTGGAAAAGGAGCATTATTGTATCCTTGTTGGCTAGGAATAAAATTGCTTTCATTGATGGTAGTTTTCCTAAGCCGACTGTTGGTTCTCCTGAGTCTAAACAGTGGGACAGGTGTAACAACATAGTTATATCCTGGCTAACCAGCTCACTCACACCTGAGATTGCTGAGAGTGTGCAATATTCTGACACTGTTAAAAACATCTGGAAATAATTAAACAATAGGTATGGAACTATTAATGGAAcaaagaaatttgaaataaaaaggaATTGGCTTCCACGTGTCAGGGACCTCTTGATATAGCTTCTTATTTCAACAAGTTAAACAAATTATGGGATGAATTGGGGACTATGGGTTCAAATCATGCAAATACATGCATT
The sequence above is drawn from the Nicotiana tabacum cultivar K326 chromosome 13, ASM71507v2, whole genome shotgun sequence genome and encodes:
- the LOC107802287 gene encoding uncharacterized protein LOC107802287, with translation MGPANHWRPSHCYLQELYGNEHGDDIIKGFFTNIDDLGMTAKSSHNSPNGSKDHVMGGASSMELIPRRKPYSSSSSHRKLIQLAVTSKVMAATTEVMHPKSFRPSSWPLQPGASRNEPHGTICCAKPTFVFVMWHGLCEWIKEFSVDSTDSFIKLEKSISLTLTEIRRGNIIDISTLEVLVEALFRTYVEYGALRSSKMSKELHQESLSNAQQCLDDTKLEYGKANESAKKLQVALANVETQLASLTSKKKKIIMFPDKHQEKLSKSQKEITVTEGEIYTIEVNIPLSDDEAEKLSLLKVAVKMSLQQFLSFKPFPLALDFSFFSLRILALHRLCRSLKCIYLY